In one window of Methanosarcina vacuolata Z-761 DNA:
- a CDS encoding HdeD family acid-resistance protein has translation MEQPADVTGQSIESEYEIGYEILQVPWWVVLLEGIIAILVGLFLLYRPAGTTVFLVQILGIFWLAEGILSVIGALIFSGNRVWKLLSGILSIIAGVVILTYPIYSPFIVLTLFVIFIGVWAIINGVVKIVLALKGGGWGIGIIGVLTIILGLLLLTNSLVGVLFLPWIFGFFLILGGIGSLIWGLKMRT, from the coding sequence ATGGAACAACCAGCTGATGTCACGGGACAATCAATTGAATCTGAATATGAAATTGGGTATGAAATACTGCAGGTACCCTGGTGGGTGGTTCTTCTGGAAGGGATCATTGCCATCCTTGTAGGATTATTCCTCTTATACAGGCCTGCAGGAACCACTGTTTTTCTTGTACAGATTCTTGGTATTTTCTGGCTGGCAGAAGGAATTCTTTCTGTCATAGGGGCATTGATATTTTCGGGAAATAGGGTATGGAAATTGCTTTCGGGTATCCTGAGCATTATTGCAGGAGTTGTTATACTGACGTACCCAATCTACAGTCCTTTCATAGTCCTTACATTATTCGTTATTTTCATAGGGGTATGGGCTATTATCAACGGGGTCGTAAAAATTGTCTTGGCCCTTAAAGGAGGAGGATGGGGAATAGGAATCATCGGTGTCCTCACCATAATTCTCGGCCTGCTTCTTCTAACCAATTCTCTGGTAGGAGTCCTGTTTTTGCCATGGATATTCGGTTTTTTCCTTATTCTCGGAGGAATCGGGTCACTTATCTGGGGATTAAAAATGAGAACCTGA
- a CDS encoding DUF367 family protein, with translation MNPTNQRDIPLYIYHAGQCDPKKCTGRKLARFDLARLYDRISRLPRSAILLDPTAEKAISPADDYRKGIIVLDCSWEEVERVFPELAKLNLEHRALPYLLAGNPVNFGRPFKLNSAEAFAAALYILGYKEQAEKVLSKFNWGHSFLELNKEPLEEYATAKNSTEIVEIQSHYF, from the coding sequence ATGAATCCGACAAATCAACGGGATATTCCCCTTTATATCTATCATGCCGGGCAGTGTGACCCGAAAAAATGCACCGGAAGGAAATTGGCTCGCTTTGACCTTGCCCGTCTTTACGACAGGATCTCAAGGTTGCCAAGGTCAGCGATCCTTCTTGACCCTACTGCAGAAAAAGCCATTTCTCCTGCCGACGATTACAGAAAAGGAATCATCGTACTCGATTGCTCCTGGGAAGAAGTGGAAAGGGTTTTCCCCGAACTTGCGAAGCTGAACCTTGAGCACAGGGCCCTTCCATACCTGCTTGCAGGCAATCCTGTAAATTTCGGAAGGCCCTTCAAACTTAATTCAGCCGAAGCTTTTGCAGCAGCTCTCTACATTCTGGGGTATAAAGAACAGGCTGAAAAAGTCCTCTCCAAGTTTAACTGGGGGCACAGTTTTCTTGAACTCAATAAGGAACCACTTGAAGAGTATGCAACCGCAAAGAACAGTACGGAGATCGTGGAAATTCAGAGTCATTACTTCTAA
- a CDS encoding TIGR00725 family protein — protein sequence MNVPVKAEARKQIGVIGAGACGSEVRALAERVGREIAKRGAVLLCGGLGGVMEAAAYGAKQEGGITLGILPGAQREEANLWIDIAVVSGMGHARNALIAQSSDALIAVNGEYGTLSEIALGLKMGKPVVVVEPGWKIEGVHRAKNPEEAVELAFRLIEDKGASLKESTGENY from the coding sequence ATGAACGTACCTGTGAAAGCAGAGGCCAGAAAACAGATAGGAGTTATAGGTGCAGGGGCTTGCGGCAGCGAGGTCAGGGCTCTTGCAGAAAGGGTGGGAAGAGAGATCGCAAAAAGAGGGGCGGTTCTGCTCTGCGGAGGTCTGGGCGGAGTTATGGAGGCTGCTGCATACGGAGCAAAGCAGGAAGGAGGAATAACCCTGGGGATTTTGCCCGGAGCCCAGAGGGAAGAAGCAAATCTCTGGATAGATATTGCGGTTGTTAGCGGAATGGGGCATGCCAGAAATGCTCTTATAGCGCAGTCCTCGGATGCATTGATTGCGGTTAATGGAGAATACGGAACACTTTCAGAGATAGCTCTGGGTCTGAAGATGGGGAAACCTGTAGTCGTGGTTGAACCAGGCTGGAAAATCGAAGGCGTTCACAGGGCAAAAAATCCGGAAGAAGCCGTAGAACTTGCTTTCAGGCTGATTGAAGATAAGGGAGCATCTTTAAAGGAAAGTACTGGGGAAAATTACTAA
- a CDS encoding DNA topoisomerase I, which translates to MHLIVTEKNIAARRIAAILAPKNPKKDRVSGVDVYRYEIVSDGEKQETVVVGLSGHIVGIDFPKEYNNWQKVEAKTLIDADIITTPINRKIVTALRSLGKEASRVTIATDYDREGELIGVEALNIIKKVNQDVPFDRVRYSAITPKAIDAAFSNATDVDFNLADAGHSRQVIDLVWGAALTRYISLAAGRLGKMFLSVGRVQSPTLSLIVDREKERNVFVPIPYWEIYAELQNTDGETFSTQHSTRRFLDKKEATGVFKKLGKKAELKEIEKGKKTDQPPTPFNTTGFISAANSIGLSPANAMRIAESLYTNGYISYPRTDNTVYPETLDLRAQIEIFKEGPFKEYADALLEKAELTPTRGKKETTDHPPIFPASLAKESDLKEEEWKVYELVVRRFFATFAGPSEWETMRLRLDINGEEFRANGARLVEPGWRWYYPYNAPEDRLFPELHEGESLKVIKTEMLDKETQPPGRYGQGRLINIMEELGLGTKATRHEIISKLYSRAYIHGNPVQPTNTSFAVMDTLEKYSPTITKPDMTKLLEENMDLIAEGKIKESAVLEESRDILKQVFSELDKNREKIVESLQAGLREDKIIGICSGCGNELIIRRSKRGGRFIGCNNYPNCTFSLPLPRSGQIIVTDKVCEAHGLHHIRIINSGKRPWDLGCPQCNFIEWQKTQQEEQAKQPKKEKPKSIKDLEGVGKAIAGKLEEAGITSVEALAEADPVELAKAIKTSVKRVKSWQVSCNGTVTVESNSTDEGSSTVKGSSTIKGSSTVEDA; encoded by the coding sequence ATGCACCTTATTGTAACGGAAAAAAATATAGCAGCAAGGAGGATAGCTGCGATTCTGGCTCCAAAAAACCCAAAGAAAGATAGAGTCAGCGGAGTAGACGTATACCGGTATGAGATTGTGTCCGATGGAGAGAAGCAGGAGACTGTAGTTGTAGGGCTGTCGGGCCATATCGTGGGGATCGATTTTCCCAAGGAGTACAATAACTGGCAGAAAGTGGAGGCTAAAACTCTTATCGACGCCGACATCATAACGACTCCTATCAACCGGAAGATCGTAACTGCCCTTAGAAGCCTGGGAAAAGAGGCAAGCAGGGTTACGATTGCTACTGACTATGATCGAGAAGGAGAACTTATAGGAGTCGAAGCCCTCAATATTATAAAAAAGGTGAATCAGGATGTTCCTTTTGACCGGGTGCGCTACAGTGCAATAACCCCAAAGGCGATAGACGCTGCATTTTCAAATGCAACAGATGTTGATTTTAATCTCGCAGACGCCGGCCATTCCAGACAGGTTATTGACCTCGTCTGGGGTGCAGCCCTTACCCGTTATATTTCTCTTGCTGCAGGCAGGCTAGGGAAGATGTTCCTTTCCGTAGGTAGGGTACAGTCGCCAACTCTTTCTCTTATTGTTGACAGGGAAAAAGAAAGGAATGTTTTTGTCCCAATTCCTTACTGGGAAATCTATGCCGAACTTCAAAATACAGACGGAGAAACCTTCTCAACTCAGCACTCAACCCGCCGTTTCCTGGATAAAAAGGAGGCAACAGGAGTCTTCAAAAAACTGGGAAAAAAGGCCGAATTAAAGGAAATTGAAAAAGGGAAAAAAACCGATCAGCCCCCGACTCCGTTTAATACCACAGGTTTCATAAGCGCAGCAAACTCAATCGGGCTCAGCCCCGCAAACGCGATGCGTATAGCTGAATCTCTATATACTAATGGTTATATTTCGTACCCCAGAACTGACAATACGGTTTATCCCGAGACCCTTGACCTGAGGGCGCAGATTGAGATTTTCAAAGAAGGCCCCTTTAAAGAATACGCAGACGCCCTGCTTGAGAAAGCCGAACTCACCCCTACGCGAGGAAAAAAGGAAACTACCGACCATCCACCTATTTTTCCGGCTTCCCTTGCAAAAGAGTCCGACTTAAAAGAGGAAGAATGGAAAGTCTACGAACTTGTAGTCAGGCGCTTTTTTGCGACCTTTGCCGGGCCAAGCGAGTGGGAAACTATGCGCCTGAGGCTCGACATCAACGGAGAAGAGTTCAGGGCAAACGGGGCAAGGCTTGTTGAACCGGGCTGGAGATGGTACTATCCTTACAATGCGCCTGAAGACAGGTTGTTCCCTGAACTTCATGAAGGCGAGTCCCTGAAAGTGATTAAAACAGAGATGCTGGATAAAGAAACCCAGCCTCCAGGCCGTTACGGACAGGGAAGACTTATCAATATTATGGAAGAGCTCGGGCTCGGAACAAAAGCAACGCGACATGAGATAATCAGCAAGCTTTATTCCAGGGCCTACATCCACGGAAATCCTGTGCAGCCTACGAATACCTCTTTTGCAGTAATGGATACTCTTGAGAAGTATTCTCCTACTATCACAAAACCGGACATGACAAAGCTGCTTGAAGAAAACATGGACCTGATTGCTGAAGGCAAGATCAAAGAGTCTGCCGTTCTTGAAGAATCGCGGGATATATTAAAGCAGGTCTTCTCTGAACTCGATAAAAACCGGGAAAAAATCGTGGAATCTCTCCAGGCAGGCCTCAGGGAAGACAAAATCATAGGCATTTGCTCAGGCTGCGGAAACGAACTTATTATCCGGCGTTCGAAAAGGGGAGGCCGTTTTATAGGCTGCAACAATTATCCTAACTGTACCTTTTCCCTCCCTCTGCCCAGAAGCGGACAGATTATAGTTACTGACAAGGTCTGTGAAGCTCACGGCCTGCACCATATCCGTATAATTAATTCAGGAAAACGGCCCTGGGACCTTGGCTGCCCTCAGTGTAATTTCATAGAATGGCAGAAAACCCAGCAGGAAGAACAGGCCAAGCAGCCCAAAAAAGAAAAGCCCAAATCAATTAAGGACCTGGAAGGCGTTGGAAAAGCCATAGCAGGAAAACTGGAAGAAGCCGGTATTACAAGCGTAGAAGCTCTGGCAGAAGCCGACCCTGTAGAGCTTGCAAAAGCAATAAAGACCAGTGTAAAGAGAGTAAAAAGCTGGCAGGTCTCATGCAACGGCACAGTTACAGTAGAAAGCAATAGCACAGATGAGGGCAGTAGTACAGTTAAGGGCAGTAGTACAATTAAAGGCAGTAGTACAGTTGAAGACGCATGA
- a CDS encoding CHAT domain-containing protein: MKHTRLFQIPFGELKSQTGVYFLEKYTINYASSIAVIKQNMESKSLINPSINLDLLALVNPKPLLNPKLQSLDFAENNFYRISEFYNTCTVFKGNEATKERFREEASKHTVIFLVTHAEISKNSSLNPYIALARTTCDEGLFETSDIFTLNLCADLVVLLGCKTGVGKITGDGVIGLSRAFTWAGASSLIISLLDAPEEQSLQQIYEFNENWLRKGESKIQALRKVNVVFCVSKVYKHCFTEQTRIKVFHVKIYTRLLYKNIKYVV, from the coding sequence TTGAAGCATACAAGGTTATTTCAGATACCTTTCGGAGAATTAAAAAGTCAAACAGGAGTTTACTTCCTTGAAAAATATACAATTAATTATGCTAGTTCGATTGCTGTAATAAAACAAAATATGGAAAGTAAAAGTCTAATAAACCCTTCTATAAATTTAGATCTGCTTGCTCTTGTAAACCCTAAGCCTCTTCTGAATCCAAAACTACAATCACTTGATTTTGCTGAAAATAATTTTTACCGAATTAGTGAATTCTATAATACTTGTACAGTTTTTAAAGGAAATGAAGCTACAAAAGAAAGGTTTAGAGAAGAAGCATCGAAACACACGGTAATTTTTTTAGTGACTCACGCAGAAATATCTAAGAATAGCTCATTAAATCCTTATATTGCCCTGGCAAGAACTACTTGTGACGAAGGACTTTTTGAAACTTCTGATATTTTTACTTTAAATTTGTGTGCTGACCTAGTAGTCTTACTTGGATGTAAAACAGGTGTAGGAAAAATTACAGGGGATGGAGTAATAGGTTTAAGCAGAGCTTTTACATGGGCTGGAGCCTCCTCGCTAATAATAAGTCTTCTGGATGCTCCAGAAGAACAAAGTTTACAGCAAATTTATGAATTTAATGAAAATTGGTTAAGAAAAGGAGAATCAAAAATACAAGCTCTTCGGAAAGTTAATGTGGTCTTTTGCGTCTCCAAGGTCTACAAACACTGCTTCACAGAACAGACACGGATAAAAGTTTTCCATGTAAAAATTTACACGCGCCTACTATATAAAAATATTAAATATGTTGTGTGA
- a CDS encoding class I SAM-dependent methyltransferase, which produces MSKEHGSLFNDTKALELVERLDYDFSTEKAITDYLLFASAARAMQFDNKVKEYITKHPLAFVVNLGAGFETEFYRIDNGKIHWYDLDLPELIEVRKQLLPETDRSTCIAKSFLDPEWCTDIDTQNGVLIIACGLLRYFDEAKVRQLFLLLADHFPGCEVVFDIESKSSSDADGGGYGAGWSNDEPKKRDAMLAERFKSFKNAWKAIPQSLKDKVLGTLTTATKPSGTEWVDIETWWNELNAQEKSKTMHEFGASLGITCKWALDDANEMTKWDDRIKVVEQFSMFKNIPRDPSLSTSIRQFMNYTDEKGRMKIIHLQI; this is translated from the coding sequence GTGAGTAAAGAGCATGGCTCATTATTCAATGATACTAAAGCACTTGAGCTCGTTGAACGATTGGATTACGATTTTTCAACTGAAAAGGCAATTACTGATTATTTATTGTTTGCTTCCGCAGCACGAGCGATGCAATTTGACAACAAGGTAAAGGAGTACATCACAAAGCATCCTCTTGCATTTGTGGTTAATCTTGGGGCTGGATTTGAGACGGAATTTTATCGCATTGATAACGGCAAAATCCACTGGTATGATCTTGACCTTCCCGAGCTAATTGAAGTCAGAAAGCAGTTGCTTCCGGAAACGGATAGGTCAACATGCATTGCAAAGTCGTTTCTAGATCCAGAATGGTGTACGGATATTGACACTCAAAATGGCGTACTTATCATCGCCTGTGGGCTTCTGCGTTACTTCGATGAAGCAAAGGTGCGCCAGCTCTTCCTTTTACTTGCAGATCATTTCCCGGGTTGCGAAGTTGTGTTTGATATAGAATCAAAATCGAGCAGTGATGCTGATGGAGGAGGCTACGGAGCAGGATGGAGTAACGATGAACCTAAAAAACGAGACGCAATGCTAGCAGAGCGTTTCAAGTCGTTTAAGAACGCCTGGAAGGCAATTCCACAGAGTTTGAAAGATAAAGTGCTAGGTACTCTGACAACAGCTACCAAACCCAGCGGAACAGAATGGGTTGATATCGAAACATGGTGGAATGAGCTAAATGCTCAGGAAAAAAGTAAGACAATGCATGAGTTTGGAGCATCCCTTGGAATCACCTGTAAATGGGCACTGGATGATGCAAATGAAATGACAAAGTGGGACGACCGCATTAAAGTTGTAGAACAGTTTTCCATGTTTAAAAATATTCCACGTGATCCTTCGCTGAGTACGTCAATCAGGCAATTCATGAATTACACGGACGAGAAAGGAAGAATGAAGATAATTCACTTACAAATCTGA
- a CDS encoding MBL fold metallo-hydrolase, with amino-acid sequence MLVNEEILLDYGIKTGDIPEYPLNGMEPKVVLVSHGHLDHCGAVPNLMYQNPEVFMTPPTADLTFLLGKDTLKIAERTLSGVSPFDPDDLQKLANRTQKIDYDKPFKSHGYRICFYNAGHIPGASGIFLESESGESLFYTGDFSLKETRLVPGAAEFPEADTLILESTYFGEEHIPRKETEERFIESILSTIDRGGTALIPAFAIGRTQEILMLLDAHGIQAYVDGMGRDVYKLLKKYPEYLKNPKLLDRAFGRAISVKDHQRDSILKEPSVIVTTAGMLNGGPILYYLSRLYKDPSSKVLLTGYQVEGTNGRLALEHRMIETNGDVLALKPRVEQYDFSAHSGDGELKKVVKDFCRKGTERVFVMHGDKTESFAQWISEEIGVDAYAPANGELFTF; translated from the coding sequence TTGCTGGTAAACGAGGAGATTCTGCTTGATTACGGCATAAAGACTGGGGATATCCCGGAGTATCCTCTCAACGGCATGGAACCAAAGGTTGTGCTCGTCTCACATGGACATCTTGATCACTGCGGGGCTGTTCCAAACCTCATGTACCAGAATCCTGAGGTTTTCATGACCCCGCCGACTGCAGATCTAACTTTCCTGCTTGGAAAAGACACCCTGAAGATTGCAGAAAGAACGCTGTCAGGAGTGTCTCCTTTTGATCCCGATGACCTCCAGAAGCTTGCCAATCGGACACAAAAAATCGATTATGACAAACCTTTCAAAAGTCATGGGTACAGAATCTGTTTTTACAACGCGGGTCACATCCCTGGAGCATCTGGAATCTTCCTTGAGTCGGAATCTGGAGAAAGTCTGTTTTATACCGGGGATTTTAGCCTTAAAGAAACAAGGCTTGTGCCCGGTGCAGCCGAATTTCCCGAGGCCGATACTCTTATTCTCGAGAGCACATATTTTGGGGAAGAACATATCCCGCGAAAAGAGACCGAAGAGAGGTTTATCGAATCGATCCTTAGCACTATAGATAGGGGAGGCACTGCCCTTATCCCTGCATTTGCCATAGGCAGAACTCAGGAGATACTTATGCTGCTTGATGCCCACGGAATTCAGGCTTATGTGGACGGCATGGGCAGGGACGTTTACAAGCTCCTTAAAAAATATCCGGAATACCTTAAAAACCCCAAGCTCCTTGACCGGGCTTTCGGGCGTGCCATTTCCGTAAAAGACCATCAGCGGGATTCAATACTTAAAGAGCCTTCGGTTATTGTTACTACAGCCGGGATGCTGAACGGAGGGCCTATACTTTATTACCTGAGCCGGCTTTACAAAGACCCCAGTTCCAAAGTCCTGCTCACAGGTTACCAGGTTGAAGGCACAAACGGCAGGCTGGCTCTGGAACATCGGATGATAGAAACCAACGGAGATGTCCTGGCTCTCAAACCCAGGGTAGAGCAGTATGACTTTTCCGCACACAGTGGAGACGGTGAACTCAAAAAAGTTGTGAAGGATTTCTGCAGGAAAGGTACGGAAAGGGTATTTGTAATGCATGGGGACAAAACCGAAAGCTTTGCACAGTGGATTTCGGAAGAAATCGGCGTGGATGCATATGCGCCCGCAAACGGGGAGTTGTTTACTTTTTAA
- a CDS encoding ferredoxin domain-containing protein produces MILNPESEVLETLAKSILLAARTAPKAKGVDDIVTALVEKPDIEVLASTMERLAEEKSAGFAFLKRDAANLRNAGAAVLIGVKTSGAAGLDCGACGSETCAEMLNRQKIEGDFRGPNCMLKYVDLGIAIGAAVAKAKDFCIDNRVMYSIGAAARVSGLLDADVVFGIPLSVTGKNIFFDRK; encoded by the coding sequence ATGATTCTCAATCCTGAATCCGAAGTGCTTGAAACACTTGCAAAGAGTATACTTCTGGCTGCACGGACTGCCCCGAAAGCCAAAGGCGTAGATGATATAGTGACTGCCCTTGTTGAGAAACCTGATATCGAAGTACTTGCCTCGACAATGGAAAGGCTGGCAGAGGAAAAAAGCGCAGGGTTTGCTTTTCTGAAAAGGGATGCTGCAAATCTTCGAAACGCAGGGGCTGCTGTTCTTATCGGTGTTAAAACCAGTGGGGCTGCAGGCCTGGACTGTGGAGCCTGCGGCTCTGAAACCTGTGCTGAGATGCTGAACCGGCAAAAGATAGAAGGAGATTTCAGGGGTCCGAATTGCATGCTCAAATATGTGGACCTGGGAATAGCTATAGGTGCAGCCGTTGCAAAGGCTAAGGATTTCTGCATAGACAACAGAGTAATGTACTCAATTGGTGCAGCTGCCAGGGTTTCTGGTTTGCTTGATGCAGATGTCGTTTTTGGAATTCCGCTGAGTGTAACCGGGAAAAATATCTTTTTCGATAGAAAATAA
- a CDS encoding LL-diaminopimelate aminotransferase — protein MYSDRINALPPYLFATIDEARDELIARGVDVIDLGVGDPDLPTHPHIVEAMREAVCDPKTHDYPSYAGMPEFRKAAADWCKKYKRIELDPATEVLALLGSKEAVAHIPLAFVNPGDVVLYTDPGYPVYKIGTMFAGGEPYPLPLTAENNFLPDLDSIPEDVLKKAKLFFFNYPNNPTAATADMQFFEKVVEFCKKNDIIAVHDNAYCQMTYDGYESPSFLAADGAMDIGMELYSHSKTYNMTGWRLGFAVGNKDLIKGLGKVKSNVDSGVFDAIQIAGIAALCSSQDCVEETNKIYQERRDALIEGLTAIGLKVKPPKATFYIWAPVPEGFTSMSFAKLLLEEAGIIATPGVGFGDAGEGYIRFALTKPVDRIKEAVDRMKKLKF, from the coding sequence ATGTACTCTGATAGAATCAATGCACTACCCCCATATCTTTTTGCTACTATAGACGAAGCGAGGGACGAACTGATTGCCAGGGGAGTCGATGTTATCGACCTTGGCGTAGGAGATCCTGACCTGCCGACGCACCCGCACATTGTGGAGGCTATGCGAGAAGCTGTCTGCGACCCAAAAACGCACGATTATCCATCTTATGCCGGGATGCCGGAATTCAGAAAAGCGGCAGCGGACTGGTGTAAGAAGTACAAAAGGATTGAGCTTGACCCTGCAACTGAAGTCCTTGCCCTGCTCGGGTCAAAGGAAGCGGTTGCACACATTCCGCTCGCTTTTGTCAACCCTGGAGATGTCGTGCTCTATACTGATCCCGGGTATCCTGTCTACAAAATAGGAACAATGTTTGCGGGTGGAGAACCATATCCGCTGCCGCTGACTGCCGAAAATAATTTCCTGCCTGACCTGGACTCAATTCCTGAGGATGTCCTGAAAAAAGCAAAGCTATTTTTCTTTAATTACCCGAACAACCCGACTGCTGCAACTGCTGATATGCAGTTTTTTGAAAAGGTCGTTGAGTTCTGCAAAAAGAATGACATCATTGCAGTGCATGACAACGCCTACTGCCAGATGACATACGACGGGTACGAATCTCCCTCATTCCTTGCTGCCGACGGGGCAATGGATATTGGCATGGAACTCTATTCCCATTCCAAGACCTATAACATGACAGGCTGGAGGCTCGGGTTTGCAGTCGGAAATAAAGACCTTATAAAAGGGCTCGGCAAGGTCAAATCCAACGTAGATTCAGGCGTCTTTGACGCGATTCAGATCGCGGGCATTGCAGCTCTCTGTTCTTCCCAGGACTGTGTTGAAGAAACAAATAAAATCTATCAGGAGAGGCGGGATGCTCTCATAGAAGGGCTTACAGCGATAGGCCTTAAAGTAAAGCCGCCAAAAGCTACTTTCTACATATGGGCTCCGGTACCTGAAGGTTTTACATCAATGAGTTTTGCAAAACTCCTCCTCGAAGAAGCCGGAATCATTGCAACCCCTGGTGTCGGGTTCGGAGACGCTGGAGAAGGTTACATCAGGTTTGCCCTTACAAAACCGGTCGATAGAATTAAAGAAGCAGTCGATAGGATGAAAAAACTGAAATTCTAA
- a CDS encoding PKD domain-containing protein gives MKNREKLYVLLASTALILSFSVSALSISSASSDQNGPVIVTQTQVMTSNGTVINESSSQSSPIVYSSKVVWHYDNSTDNGSVDSVNIYASNVSTSRNVQIVSNEANQWLSDVPFLSSEINNLRPFISNDRTIWDKWFNGFINKDFNNDINSDDWFNDLLNDDLRMDSLDSNLQKVDFSATPTSGNAPLKVAFTDNSTVSPTSWNWDFGDGTNSTEENPVHTYNSSGQYTVTLTEKNNTYCGTKSVFDYVKVA, from the coding sequence ATGAAAAATAGGGAAAAGTTGTATGTACTTTTAGCTTCAACAGCCCTTATTTTATCCTTTTCAGTTTCTGCTTTATCCATTTCATCGGCGTCGAGTGACCAGAATGGTCCGGTAATTGTTACTCAGACTCAGGTTATGACAAGCAATGGGACAGTAATCAATGAGTCGTCCTCGCAGTCCTCTCCTATTGTCTACAGCAGCAAAGTCGTATGGCATTATGACAACAGCACTGATAATGGTAGTGTAGATAGTGTAAATATTTATGCTTCCAACGTCTCGACTTCCAGAAATGTTCAGATAGTCTCAAATGAGGCTAATCAGTGGCTGTCGGATGTTCCATTTCTTTCCAGTGAAATAAATAATTTGAGACCTTTTATCTCAAATGACAGGACAATATGGGACAAATGGTTCAACGGGTTCATAAACAAGGACTTCAATAATGACATTAATTCAGATGATTGGTTCAATGACCTTCTGAATGACGATTTACGCATGGATTCTCTTGACTCGAACCTTCAGAAAGTTGATTTTTCCGCAACTCCAACTTCAGGAAATGCGCCACTGAAAGTCGCTTTCACTGATAATAGTACAGTATCGCCCACATCATGGAACTGGGACTTTGGAGATGGGACGAATTCGACAGAAGAGAATCCTGTGCACACGTACAACAGCTCAGGACAATATACAGTTACTTTAACAGAGAAAAACAATACCTACTGTGGCACTAAATCCGTATTTGACTATGTCAAAGTCGCATAA
- a CDS encoding protein-tyrosine phosphatase family protein, whose product MASSLLSPLAMPEIEGIRIPMNFYVVLKEPVPLAGMSYPGMYTPWKKIRNAGFSSVVCLCDSEVSYNPYPLKVLFSAELEDLHHGNFPYDPDTLEWLVRRATNVILKEIDAGKGIVVHCMGGIGRTGTVLGCVLKDLGFQADEVINYLDDINKLRGFRGWPETEWQAEMVRRY is encoded by the coding sequence ATGGCATCTTCTTTATTGAGTCCTCTGGCGATGCCTGAAATAGAAGGCATCCGAATCCCAATGAATTTTTATGTAGTTCTTAAGGAACCTGTACCTCTGGCTGGCATGTCTTATCCCGGAATGTACACGCCCTGGAAGAAAATTAGAAATGCAGGTTTCTCAAGCGTTGTATGTCTCTGTGATTCCGAAGTATCTTATAACCCCTATCCTCTCAAGGTCCTTTTTTCTGCAGAATTAGAAGACCTTCATCATGGCAATTTTCCATATGACCCTGATACACTGGAATGGCTCGTAAGAAGGGCAACTAATGTAATATTAAAAGAAATAGACGCAGGAAAAGGCATTGTTGTCCATTGCATGGGAGGTATAGGCAGAACTGGAACCGTTCTTGGTTGTGTGCTCAAAGATCTTGGTTTTCAGGCTGATGAAGTGATAAATTATCTGGACGATATAAACAAGTTGAGAGGATTTAGAGGCTGGCCGGAAACAGAATGGCAGGCGGAAATGGTACGCAGGTATTAA